From a single Rutidosis leptorrhynchoides isolate AG116_Rl617_1_P2 chromosome 5, CSIRO_AGI_Rlap_v1, whole genome shotgun sequence genomic region:
- the LOC139847104 gene encoding mitochondrial carnitine/acylcarnitine carrier-like protein isoform X2, with amino-acid sequence MGDVAKDLAAGTVGGVAQLVVGHPFDTIKVKLQSQPTPSPGQLPKYSGAIDAVKKTLAAEGAGGLYKGMGAPLATVAAFNALLFSVRGQMETILRSAPGAPLTVNQQVIAGAGAGFAVSFLATPTELIKCRLQAQGSGSGSAAVAEAGAAAAAAVKYGGPMDVAKQVLKSEGGIRGLYKGLFPTFAREVPGNATMFGVYEAIKQYMAGGTDTSGLGRGSLMMAGGLAGGAFWVSVYPTDVVKSVIQIDDFKNPKYSGSIDAFKKILKSEGVGGLYKGFGPAMGRSVPANAACFLAYEITKSSLG; translated from the exons ATGGGTGATGTAGCTAAAGACTTAGCTGCAGGAACAGTAGGAGGGGTGGCCCAATTGGTAGTTGGACACCCTTTTGACACTATCAAGGTCAAACTTCAAAGTCAACCAACTCCGTCACCTGGTCAACTCCCAAAATACTCTGGTGCAATAGATGCTGTTAAAAAGACATTGGCTGCTGAAGGTGCAGGCGGTCTATACAAAGGTATGGGTGCCCCACTTGCCACCGTGGCAGCCTTCAATGCTCTCTTGTTCTCTGTTAGGGGTCAAATGGAGACCATTTTACGGTCCGCACCTGGTGCACCCTTGACCGTTAACCAGCAAGTCATTGCTGGAGCTGGTGCTGGATTTGCGGTTTCCTTCTTGGCTACCCCAACCGAGTTAATCAAATGCAG ACTGCAGGCCCAAGGTTCGGGTTCGGGTTCAGCTGCAGTGGCCGAAGCTGGTGCAGCCGCTGCAGCAGCGGTTAAGTACGGTGGTCCAATGGACGTGGCTAAGCAAGTTTTAAAGTCTGAAGGAGGTATTAGAGGTCTATACAAAGGATTGTTTCCCACATTTGCGCGTGAAGTCCCTGGAAATGCAACAATGTTTGGTGTTTACGAGGCCATAAAACAGTATATGGCTGGTGGGACCGATACTTCAGGGTTAGGCCGTGGTTCGTTGATGATGGCAGGTGGGTTAGCCGGTGGTGCATTTTGGGTTTCAGTTTACCCAACCGACGTTGTTAAAAGTGTTATCCAAATTGATGACTTTAAAAATCCTAAGTATTCGGGTTCAATTGATGCTTTTAAAAAGATTCTTAAATCAGAAGGTGTTGGAGGTTTGTATAAAGGTTTTGGACCCGCAATGGGACGAAGTGTCCCGGCTAACGCTGCTTGCTTTCTTGCTTATGAAATCACCAAATCGAGCTTGGGCTAA
- the LOC139847104 gene encoding mitochondrial carnitine/acylcarnitine carrier-like protein isoform X1, with the protein MNLVLNSSAFLSFTEGIFVQVIKLFTKMGDVAKDLAAGTVGGVAQLVVGHPFDTIKVKLQSQPTPSPGQLPKYSGAIDAVKKTLAAEGAGGLYKGMGAPLATVAAFNALLFSVRGQMETILRSAPGAPLTVNQQVIAGAGAGFAVSFLATPTELIKCRLQAQGSGSGSAAVAEAGAAAAAAVKYGGPMDVAKQVLKSEGGIRGLYKGLFPTFAREVPGNATMFGVYEAIKQYMAGGTDTSGLGRGSLMMAGGLAGGAFWVSVYPTDVVKSVIQIDDFKNPKYSGSIDAFKKILKSEGVGGLYKGFGPAMGRSVPANAACFLAYEITKSSLG; encoded by the exons ATGAATCTTGTCCTCAATTCCTCTGCTTTCCTCTCTTTCACAG AGGGAATATTTGTTCAGGTTATCAAATTATTTACAAAG ATGGGTGATGTAGCTAAAGACTTAGCTGCAGGAACAGTAGGAGGGGTGGCCCAATTGGTAGTTGGACACCCTTTTGACACTATCAAGGTCAAACTTCAAAGTCAACCAACTCCGTCACCTGGTCAACTCCCAAAATACTCTGGTGCAATAGATGCTGTTAAAAAGACATTGGCTGCTGAAGGTGCAGGCGGTCTATACAAAGGTATGGGTGCCCCACTTGCCACCGTGGCAGCCTTCAATGCTCTCTTGTTCTCTGTTAGGGGTCAAATGGAGACCATTTTACGGTCCGCACCTGGTGCACCCTTGACCGTTAACCAGCAAGTCATTGCTGGAGCTGGTGCTGGATTTGCGGTTTCCTTCTTGGCTACCCCAACCGAGTTAATCAAATGCAG ACTGCAGGCCCAAGGTTCGGGTTCGGGTTCAGCTGCAGTGGCCGAAGCTGGTGCAGCCGCTGCAGCAGCGGTTAAGTACGGTGGTCCAATGGACGTGGCTAAGCAAGTTTTAAAGTCTGAAGGAGGTATTAGAGGTCTATACAAAGGATTGTTTCCCACATTTGCGCGTGAAGTCCCTGGAAATGCAACAATGTTTGGTGTTTACGAGGCCATAAAACAGTATATGGCTGGTGGGACCGATACTTCAGGGTTAGGCCGTGGTTCGTTGATGATGGCAGGTGGGTTAGCCGGTGGTGCATTTTGGGTTTCAGTTTACCCAACCGACGTTGTTAAAAGTGTTATCCAAATTGATGACTTTAAAAATCCTAAGTATTCGGGTTCAATTGATGCTTTTAAAAAGATTCTTAAATCAGAAGGTGTTGGAGGTTTGTATAAAGGTTTTGGACCCGCAATGGGACGAAGTGTCCCGGCTAACGCTGCTTGCTTTCTTGCTTATGAAATCACCAAATCGAGCTTGGGCTAA
- the LOC139850075 gene encoding uncharacterized protein produces MGGLNLGSLNSKNLALLGKWWWRFKIVTNSLWVRVIRSIFGPDGGLGSGGESSRAQASVWSNVIKAGTHLEEIDIPFKSSFCRIVRDGSNTAFWDDFWIGENKLRILFPRLFMLEQHKEALVTDRIVISENNLSTSFMWLRSPSGRTETELKALLELLGNYNFVQGNTDTWRWILANNGIFTVKKLNDLIDEKCLLHQVPSHETLRNNLVPKKLEIFVWRALKKRLPVRMELDKRCIDLHSVRYPLCDDDLETVDHIFIFCKHSLEIWDRVFHWWGLGNFSNFSMNEILKGNAPVSMSTLGGKL; encoded by the coding sequence ATGGGGGGGTTAAACCTTGGCTCTTTAAATTCAAAAAATTTGGCACTCTTGGGAAAGTGGTGGTGGAGATTTAAAATCGTAACCAACTCACTTTGGGTTCGGGTTATTCGTAGCATTTTTGGTCCGGATGGCGGTTTGGGCTCCGGGGGTGAATCCTCTAGGGCTCAAGCTTCCGTTTGGTCCAATGTTATCAAGGCAGGAACTCACTTGGAGGAAATTGACATTCCCTTCAAGTCTTCTTTTTGCAGAATTGTTCGAGATGGTTCAAACACAgctttttgggatgatttttggaTCGGCGAAAATAAACTTCGGATCTTATTTCCTAGACTCTTCATGCTGGAACAACATAAGGAAGCTCTAGTTACTGATCGAATCGTGATTTCAGAGAATAATCTGTCAACTTCATTCATGTGGCTTCGCTCCCCATCAGGCCGAACTGAAACAGAATTAAAGGCGCTGTTGGAGCTGCTTGGAAACTATAACTTCGTGCAGGGAAACACCGACACATGGAGGTGGATTCTAGCAAACAACGGCATCTTCACGGTAAAAAAACTAAATGATTTAATCGATGAGAAGTGTCTGTTACACCAAGTCCCATCCCACGAGACTCTTCGAAATAATTTGGTTCCAAAAAAACTCGAGATTTTTGTTTGGCGTGCTTTGAAAAAGCGATTACCGGTGCGTATGGAACTTGATAAGCGGTGTATCGACTTGCATAGCGTTAGGTACCCCTTGTGCGACGATGATCTAGAGACGGTTGATCACATTTTCATATTTTGTAAGCATTCTTTGGAAATTTGGGATCGCGTCTTCCATTGGTGGGGACTTGGGAATTTTTCCAATTTTAGTATGAACGAAATTCTCAAAGGCAACGCCCCGGTTTCAATGTCGACTCTTGGAGGAAAATTGTAG